Proteins from one Rhodoflexus caldus genomic window:
- the yidD gene encoding membrane protein insertion efficiency factor YidD, protein MLRRSFIFLLRVYQAAISPLYPAACRFTPTCSEYMVQAVEKHGILKGFWLGLKRIGRCHPWGGSGYDPVP, encoded by the coding sequence ATGCTCAGGCGTTCGTTTATTTTTTTGTTGAGGGTTTATCAGGCAGCTATCAGCCCGCTGTATCCGGCTGCTTGTCGGTTTACGCCTACCTGCTCGGAGTATATGGTGCAGGCGGTGGAAAAGCACGGGATACTGAAAGGTTTTTGGTTAGGGCTGAAGCGCATCGGGCGTTGTCACCCTTGGGGCGGAAGTGGGTACGACCCCGTCCCGTGA
- the sucD gene encoding succinate--CoA ligase subunit alpha translates to MSVLVNKSSRIIVQGFTGSEGTFHATQMIEYGKEFNGAQVVGGVRPGKGGTTHLDLPVFDTVKDAVAATGANVSIIFVPPAGAANAILEAAEGGIELVVCITEGIPVKDMMKVKHALKGSKTRLIGPNCPGVISAGQAKVGIMPGFIFKEGRVGIVSKSGTLTYEAADQVAKAGLGISTAIGIGGDPIIGTTTKEAVELLMNDPDTDAIVMIGEIGGQLEADAARWIKADGNRKPVIGFIAGQTAPKGRRMGHAGAIIGGDDDTAAAKMRIMRENGITVVESPALIGETVAKVLGK, encoded by the coding sequence ATGAGCGTTTTAGTCAATAAATCTTCTCGTATTATCGTACAAGGGTTTACCGGTTCGGAAGGAACCTTTCATGCCACACAAATGATTGAGTATGGCAAAGAGTTTAACGGTGCACAGGTAGTTGGCGGCGTTCGCCCCGGCAAAGGTGGTACTACCCACTTAGACCTGCCCGTTTTTGACACTGTGAAAGATGCCGTAGCAGCCACAGGCGCAAACGTATCCATCATCTTTGTTCCTCCCGCAGGTGCTGCCAATGCCATTTTGGAAGCAGCCGAAGGCGGTATTGAATTGGTGGTATGTATCACCGAAGGTATCCCTGTCAAAGATATGATGAAGGTAAAGCACGCCCTGAAAGGCAGCAAAACCCGCCTGATTGGCCCTAACTGCCCGGGTGTTATCAGCGCAGGACAGGCGAAAGTAGGCATCATGCCGGGCTTTATCTTCAAAGAAGGCCGCGTAGGCATTGTTTCTAAATCAGGTACTTTGACCTACGAAGCAGCCGACCAAGTAGCCAAAGCAGGTTTAGGCATCTCTACCGCTATCGGTATCGGTGGCGACCCCATCATTGGCACTACCACCAAAGAAGCCGTTGAACTGCTGATGAACGACCCCGACACAGATGCCATCGTGATGATTGGCGAAATCGGCGGACAATTGGAAGCCGACGCTGCCCGCTGGATTAAGGCAGACGGCAACCGCAAGCCCGTTATCGGCTTCATTGCGGGACAGACCGCACCCAAAGGCCGACGCATGGGTCATGCCGGAGCTATCATCGGCGGAGACGACGACACTGCCGCCGCCAAAATGCGCATCATGCGCGAAAACGGCATCACCGTTGTGGAGTCGCCCGCGCTGATAGGCGAAACCGTTGCCAAAGTTTTAGGAAAATAA
- the pyrR gene encoding bifunctional pyr operon transcriptional regulator/uracil phosphoribosyltransferase PyrR, whose product MEKLRLLDGQLLDLTMQRLCHQLVEKHEDFAHSVLVGMQPRGRYFADRIKARLDRITSGNVPIGYLDITFYRDDFRRRNEPLQASETLLPFDVEGKHVVLIDDVLFTGRTIRAALSALGEYGRPASVELLVLIDRLYSRDLPIQPDYTGRTVNSILSQRVVVEWTEQGAAEDAIWLVTK is encoded by the coding sequence ATGGAAAAATTGCGATTGTTAGACGGGCAACTCTTAGACCTGACCATGCAGCGCCTCTGCCACCAATTGGTAGAAAAACATGAGGATTTTGCCCATTCGGTGCTCGTGGGTATGCAGCCGCGCGGGCGCTATTTTGCCGACCGCATCAAGGCGCGTTTAGACCGCATCACGAGCGGCAATGTGCCTATCGGCTACTTGGATATCACGTTCTACCGCGACGACTTCCGCCGACGCAATGAACCCTTGCAGGCAAGCGAAACCCTGCTGCCTTTTGATGTGGAAGGTAAGCATGTCGTACTAATTGATGATGTTCTGTTTACGGGCAGAACCATTCGCGCCGCGCTGAGTGCGCTGGGCGAATACGGCAGACCTGCCTCAGTAGAACTGCTGGTACTGATAGACCGCCTGTACAGTCGCGATTTGCCCATTCAGCCTGACTATACGGGGCGCACCGTTAACAGCATTCTTTCGCAGCGCGTAGTGGTAGAATGGACGGAACAGGGCGCTGCCGAAGATGCCATCTGGTTGGTTACCAAGTAG
- a CDS encoding aspartate carbamoyltransferase catalytic subunit — protein MAALSVNHLLGIKGLTTEDIELIFDTADKFKEVLNRPIRKVPSLRDITIANVFFENSTRTRLSFELAEKRLSADVINFSASGSSVKKGETLLDTVNNILAMKVEMIVMRHASPGAPHFLSRHIKAAIVNAGDGTHEHPTQALLDAYSIREKLGSVGGKKIAIIGDISHSRVALSNIFCLQKLGAEVMVCGPATLIPKHMASLGVKVVHDTRQALEWCDVANVLRIQLERQQGKNFPSLREYARYYGINGNLLRQIGRPITIMHPGPINRGIELTSDVADSAQSIILDQVENGVAIRMAVLYLLAEKIKVYGAGKAA, from the coding sequence ATGGCTGCGCTTTCCGTTAATCACTTGCTGGGCATCAAAGGGCTGACCACCGAAGACATTGAGCTTATTTTTGATACCGCCGATAAGTTCAAAGAGGTGCTGAATCGCCCGATTCGCAAAGTGCCTTCGCTGCGCGATATTACCATTGCCAACGTATTTTTTGAAAACTCTACCCGCACGCGACTTTCGTTTGAACTCGCGGAAAAACGGCTTTCGGCAGATGTCATCAACTTTTCGGCTTCGGGCAGCTCAGTGAAAAAAGGTGAAACGCTGCTGGATACGGTGAACAACATTCTGGCCATGAAGGTAGAAATGATTGTGATGCGCCATGCAAGTCCCGGAGCACCGCACTTCCTTTCGCGCCATATCAAAGCAGCGATTGTTAATGCGGGCGACGGCACGCACGAACACCCGACACAAGCACTGCTGGATGCTTACTCCATCCGCGAAAAACTCGGCTCGGTCGGCGGCAAAAAAATCGCCATCATCGGCGACATCAGCCACTCGCGCGTGGCACTTTCCAATATTTTCTGCCTGCAAAAATTGGGGGCAGAGGTTATGGTTTGCGGTCCCGCCACGCTTATTCCCAAGCACATGGCAAGTTTAGGGGTAAAAGTGGTGCACGATACACGGCAGGCGTTGGAATGGTGCGACGTAGCCAACGTATTGCGCATTCAGTTAGAGCGGCAACAGGGCAAAAATTTCCCCTCGTTGCGCGAATATGCCCGCTACTACGGCATCAACGGCAATCTGTTGCGGCAAATCGGTAGGCCGATAACGATTATGCACCCGGGCCCCATCAATCGCGGCATAGAACTGACCAGCGACGTAGCCGACTCGGCGCAATCCATCATTTTAGACCAAGTGGAAAACGGCGTGGCTATCCGCATGGCGGTGCTGTACCTGTTGGCGGAGAAAATCAAGGTCTATGGCGCAGGCAAGGCGGCGTAA
- a CDS encoding AAA family ATPase: protein MRIESIRIKNYKVFKDVELNDLPELAVFVGANGVGKTTLFDVFGFLSDALKNNIRQAIAKRGGFKEVISRGQQGLIEFELQFRLTIAGKNRLVTYRLEIGEEEGKPYIEREILRYKRGAYGSPYHFLDFSRGSGYAITNEEDFDKPDEELDREQQKLGSPDILAIKGLGQFERFKAASAFRTFIENWHVSDFHISVARPSREAGYAEHLSPTGDNLPLVAQYMFENQKDAFNLVLEKMKRRVPGIQDVKAEATIDGRIVLRFQDGSFKDPFIANYVSDGTIKMFAYLILLHDPNPHPLLCIEEPENQLYPSLLFELLEEFRAYAKSGGQVFVSSHSPDLLNGATPDEVYWLVKQDGYTRIERASHHQEIVTLYEEGEKLGYLWKENYFKGSNPE, encoded by the coding sequence ATGAGAATTGAAAGCATTCGGATAAAGAATTACAAGGTATTTAAGGATGTTGAACTGAACGACTTACCCGAATTAGCCGTTTTCGTTGGGGCTAATGGTGTCGGTAAAACCACCTTATTTGATGTATTCGGCTTTCTGAGCGATGCACTGAAAAACAATATACGTCAAGCAATTGCGAAAAGAGGCGGCTTTAAAGAAGTTATCAGCAGAGGACAGCAAGGCTTGATAGAGTTTGAACTGCAATTCCGATTAACCATAGCAGGGAAGAACAGACTTGTTACCTACCGATTGGAAATCGGGGAAGAAGAAGGCAAACCGTATATTGAGCGTGAAATATTGCGATACAAAAGAGGGGCTTACGGCTCGCCTTATCATTTTCTGGATTTTTCAAGAGGTTCGGGATACGCTATCACCAACGAAGAAGATTTTGATAAGCCCGATGAAGAGTTGGACAGAGAGCAGCAAAAATTAGGCTCGCCCGATATATTAGCAATCAAAGGATTAGGACAATTTGAGCGGTTCAAAGCAGCAAGTGCTTTTAGAACTTTTATAGAAAATTGGCATGTTTCCGATTTTCATATTTCCGTTGCACGTCCGAGCAGAGAAGCCGGCTATGCAGAGCACCTTTCCCCAACAGGCGACAATTTGCCGCTTGTAGCGCAATACATGTTTGAAAATCAGAAAGATGCATTTAATCTGGTGCTTGAGAAAATGAAAAGAAGAGTGCCGGGTATTCAGGATGTTAAAGCAGAAGCGACAATTGACGGAAGAATAGTACTGCGCTTTCAGGACGGCTCATTCAAAGACCCTTTTATTGCTAATTATGTTTCGGATGGCACTATCAAAATGTTTGCCTATCTGATTTTATTGCACGACCCTAATCCGCACCCACTGCTGTGTATAGAAGAACCTGAAAATCAATTATATCCAAGTTTGCTGTTTGAACTTTTGGAGGAGTTCAGAGCATATGCCAAAAGCGGAGGGCAGGTATTTGTATCATCACACTCACCGGATTTGCTGAACGGAGCTACACCTGATGAGGTCTACTGGTTAGTTAAACAGGACGGCTATACACGCATTGAACGTGCGTCGCATCATCAAGAGATAGTAACACTGTACGAAGAAGGTGAAAAACTCGGTTACTTGTGGAAGGAAAACTATTTCAAAGGAAGTAACCCCGAATGA
- a CDS encoding DUF4276 family protein: MNYKALEILTEEPSMEYFLRGLLPRILPKEYVLDENCFIRPHEGKSHLQKSIPIKMRAYARYPYPVKVLIVHDQDSNDCKVLKNKLIELAGASKIPCLVRIACRELENWYLGDFEAVEKIYPEIRAEQQVKKAKFKNPDSVFGAHEIGLLTKNFGKIHAARSLGEIINIEANTSPSFRQFISGLSKLLSNS; the protein is encoded by the coding sequence ATGAACTACAAGGCATTGGAAATATTGACGGAAGAGCCTTCTATGGAATACTTTCTCAGGGGGCTGCTCCCGCGAATATTACCCAAAGAATATGTATTAGATGAAAATTGCTTTATTCGCCCACATGAAGGCAAAAGCCATTTGCAAAAATCCATTCCCATAAAAATGCGGGCATATGCACGATATCCCTACCCCGTGAAGGTACTCATTGTTCACGACCAAGACTCAAACGATTGTAAAGTTCTCAAAAACAAACTGATAGAGTTAGCGGGGGCATCTAAAATTCCCTGTCTTGTCCGAATTGCGTGCAGGGAACTTGAAAATTGGTACTTAGGCGATTTTGAGGCAGTTGAAAAAATCTATCCCGAAATTCGCGCCGAGCAACAGGTCAAAAAGGCCAAATTCAAAAACCCGGACTCGGTATTCGGTGCGCATGAAATAGGATTGCTCACCAAAAATTTCGGCAAAATTCATGCTGCCCGTTCGTTGGGCGAAATCATCAACATAGAAGCTAATACTTCGCCAAGTTTTCGGCAATTTATTAGCGGGCTTTCAAAACTTTTGAGTAATTCATGA
- a CDS encoding DUF445 family protein, protein MLTTLLAKIISGAYVGYATNDLAIQMLFRKRFGLGGIVLRTRDEFIANISRLVERDIINHHTLSRELAENPGAFQDSLADALQDLTGRSLWLYLPENEPINSLAGFDASIQRIADSAWQLFRDKDLQQSLRHIIGAANMEPLLTADLLTALENRLRQLLQEAQQAHPLLADTLTYADFQHLTFADILLPKDYEILGRQLAQPLRQLYTVAGRESTETFFEAAEVLLLSPEWLNPVAEKLRSQTLGALLGEENGKALVNTLAERLVAVVESPEGKQVLENFAQFFWEVLSQEKTTVFSLLNENLAERFDSFLRGYLPIVLQKLIEWLQSRRNRLEAIIDSTFRKNIKWKFQDIILQLFVGSISQYADVVRRITDILDKHSQNPKETATLLTEQIIRFLKQNTIGQIVSQLRQNDKRLQLAGANPTFTGDPLANLLQKAIIGLLRSPTDSVLRFSALAERPLGNFITQEETVKLLQQAICYIWQEQIKKRWLYAPRSGAQLERLAVAFQETAYHRPWGEWVSETRFRSLLQQADNRLPDWVKGALLQNKAAIAHRMQLWIADLSPDAQEAAQLTAAYIDTSLRRLGTQPWGSARAAFDSWSIVLPARLQQLLLQNLEFLLTGRIEAVVRNSLQKMPNEKLLDLVERFMGRELKPITLLGALLGGIAGGTLAFIPAFNTENLISWEDTALAAAAYGLTGYGTNWLALRMIFRPYRPIEWAKGRALPFTPGVVAKNQGRFAENMGKFVAGGLLNPQNIAATFDDKKETIRKQAREYIAQPHLLIPEKWLQENRTAIAAALTDWAAQSVQKHSHTLSAKIGQRIAAFSAENLPWEHINRVAAEQLQNADSREQLAAKVAETILKQLQNPSTFSELWGSKRKNYAGKLANEVLPFAMHTAETLTADDLRKSLLPPIEQVWQRFNEAPLGQYVGTLQQEKLKMRLHVALEQQLADESLRGLLYQLIENRLSQEFSPHRKISELFDGKLMEVITRNLDSVLDGFITIGLSWLQDNKELLAEKVYEQAYAQSKAGAFVYKSTIKDSVIELANQGIPEFFQHESASLKELIGEWAGQLGETPLSAIGIKVDELYLKQLTDTLLAKPELRDAIMRALNLLVDELVKMPVASFAGVLQITDAESLWQRTAPVMAVAWQELQAPLQRHLPELLPLLMQAALEIAEQLWGKLSPREITASLNTDAIANRLEVAVRHYLSQPTTRQWLQQTLREWQHQLANEPLDKILPANHLASQVVALLQQLLTHADSRHAVQQLAEELLSALLPKLPHSLAPETLQTLADALVSAVLETAQQHLPAIVNAVDIRKVVIREVSEMNPKEIESLFYSFAEQYFRQLINYGFGFGVIFGLVIDLALGMGLRLVAGQ, encoded by the coding sequence ATGCTAACCACCCTCCTTGCCAAAATCATCAGTGGCGCTTATGTCGGTTATGCCACCAACGACTTAGCCATCCAAATGCTGTTCCGCAAACGCTTTGGGCTGGGGGGCATCGTGTTGCGCACACGCGATGAGTTTATCGCTAACATCAGCCGCTTGGTAGAGCGCGACATCATCAATCACCACACGTTGAGCCGCGAACTGGCCGAAAACCCCGGGGCTTTTCAGGACAGCCTCGCCGATGCTTTACAAGACTTGACAGGGCGCAGCCTTTGGCTATATCTGCCTGAAAATGAACCTATAAACTCTCTGGCAGGATTTGATGCCTCTATTCAACGCATTGCCGACAGTGCATGGCAGCTGTTTCGCGACAAGGATTTACAACAGTCTTTACGGCACATTATCGGTGCGGCCAATATGGAGCCGCTGCTGACAGCGGATTTACTCACCGCATTAGAAAACCGATTGAGGCAGTTGTTGCAAGAGGCTCAGCAAGCCCATCCTTTGCTTGCCGATACACTTACATACGCTGACTTTCAACACCTGACTTTTGCCGATATACTTTTGCCAAAAGACTATGAAATATTGGGCAGACAACTGGCACAACCGCTGCGGCAGCTCTACACCGTAGCAGGGCGCGAAAGCACCGAAACCTTTTTTGAAGCCGCCGAGGTGTTGCTGCTCAGTCCCGAATGGCTGAACCCTGTTGCCGAAAAACTGCGCTCGCAAACTTTGGGGGCTTTGCTGGGCGAAGAAAACGGCAAAGCATTGGTTAATACCCTCGCCGAGCGATTGGTAGCAGTAGTAGAATCGCCCGAAGGAAAGCAGGTACTGGAAAATTTTGCTCAGTTTTTCTGGGAAGTACTTTCACAGGAAAAAACCACTGTTTTTTCGTTGCTGAATGAAAATCTGGCTGAACGGTTTGATTCATTTCTTCGGGGCTACTTGCCCATAGTGCTGCAAAAGTTGATTGAGTGGCTCCAATCGCGCCGCAATCGGTTGGAGGCCATCATAGACAGTACTTTCCGCAAAAACATCAAATGGAAGTTTCAGGACATTATTCTACAACTGTTCGTCGGAAGCATCAGCCAATATGCCGATGTGGTGCGCCGCATAACCGATATTTTGGACAAACACAGCCAAAATCCTAAGGAAACCGCAACCCTGCTCACCGAGCAGATTATACGTTTTCTTAAACAAAACACAATCGGGCAGATTGTCAGTCAATTGCGCCAAAACGATAAGCGCCTGCAATTGGCAGGTGCAAACCCTACCTTTACAGGCGACCCGCTGGCAAACTTGCTGCAAAAGGCAATTATCGGGTTGTTGCGGTCTCCGACTGATTCTGTTTTGCGATTTTCCGCGCTGGCAGAGCGCCCGCTGGGCAATTTTATTACACAGGAAGAAACGGTCAAGCTATTGCAGCAAGCCATTTGCTATATCTGGCAGGAACAGATAAAAAAGCGATGGCTGTATGCGCCTCGTTCGGGTGCGCAACTGGAACGACTGGCAGTTGCTTTCCAAGAAACGGCGTATCACCGTCCTTGGGGAGAGTGGGTATCCGAAACGCGATTCCGCAGCCTTTTGCAGCAGGCTGATAACCGACTGCCTGATTGGGTGAAAGGCGCTTTGTTGCAAAATAAGGCTGCTATTGCACACCGAATGCAACTGTGGATAGCCGATTTATCACCCGATGCGCAGGAAGCAGCTCAACTGACGGCTGCATACATAGACACAAGTTTGCGACGATTAGGCACACAGCCGTGGGGCAGTGCCCGTGCCGCATTTGATTCATGGTCAATTGTATTGCCTGCACGCTTACAGCAACTGCTGCTGCAAAATTTGGAATTTCTGCTTACGGGGCGCATAGAGGCGGTAGTTCGCAACAGCCTCCAAAAAATGCCTAATGAAAAGCTGCTGGACTTGGTAGAGCGATTCATGGGGCGCGAATTGAAACCCATTACGTTGCTGGGGGCACTGCTGGGCGGCATTGCAGGCGGAACGCTGGCATTTATACCTGCTTTCAATACCGAAAACCTGATTTCGTGGGAAGATACGGCACTGGCTGCTGCTGCTTACGGCCTCACGGGATATGGCACTAATTGGCTCGCACTGCGAATGATTTTTCGCCCCTATCGCCCGATAGAATGGGCAAAAGGTCGGGCATTGCCGTTTACGCCCGGTGTAGTAGCCAAAAACCAAGGGCGTTTTGCCGAAAACATGGGTAAGTTCGTAGCGGGCGGCCTGCTCAATCCGCAAAATATTGCCGCTACTTTTGACGATAAAAAAGAAACCATCCGCAAACAGGCACGGGAATACATCGCACAACCGCACTTGCTGATTCCCGAAAAGTGGTTACAGGAAAACCGTACGGCCATTGCTGCCGCCCTAACCGATTGGGCAGCACAATCGGTGCAAAAACACTCGCACACGCTCAGCGCAAAAATCGGGCAACGAATCGCCGCATTTTCTGCGGAAAATCTGCCTTGGGAGCATATCAATCGGGTGGCCGCAGAGCAGTTGCAAAATGCCGATAGCAGGGAGCAACTGGCGGCAAAAGTGGCAGAAACCATACTGAAACAATTGCAAAACCCCTCTACGTTCAGCGAGCTTTGGGGCAGCAAGCGGAAAAATTATGCAGGCAAACTGGCCAATGAGGTGCTGCCTTTTGCCATGCACACAGCCGAAACCCTGACCGCAGATGATTTGCGCAAATCGTTATTGCCACCCATAGAACAAGTGTGGCAGCGGTTCAATGAAGCACCGCTCGGGCAATATGTGGGCACTTTGCAACAGGAAAAACTCAAAATGCGGCTGCATGTTGCGTTAGAGCAGCAACTGGCAGACGAATCGCTGCGCGGGTTGCTGTACCAACTCATCGAGAATCGGCTGTCGCAGGAGTTTAGCCCCCATCGGAAAATCAGCGAATTGTTTGACGGCAAGTTGATGGAAGTAATTACCCGCAACTTGGACAGTGTATTAGATGGGTTTATTACCATTGGTTTAAGCTGGTTGCAGGACAACAAAGAACTACTCGCCGAAAAAGTTTATGAACAGGCCTATGCACAAAGCAAGGCAGGAGCATTTGTTTACAAAAGCACCATCAAAGACAGCGTTATTGAACTGGCCAATCAAGGCATCCCTGAGTTTTTCCAGCATGAATCTGCAAGTTTAAAAGAACTTATCGGTGAATGGGCGGGGCAACTGGGCGAAACTCCGCTTTCGGCAATCGGCATAAAGGTTGATGAGTTGTATCTGAAACAACTCACCGATACGCTGCTGGCCAAACCCGAACTGCGCGATGCTATCATGCGTGCACTCAATCTGCTGGTAGATGAATTGGTAAAAATGCCGGTGGCCTCATTTGCGGGCGTGCTCCAAATTACCGATGCAGAAAGCCTTTGGCAACGCACAGCACCCGTAATGGCAGTTGCTTGGCAGGAATTGCAAGCACCTTTGCAGCGGCATTTGCCGGAACTATTGCCGCTGTTGATGCAGGCGGCATTAGAAATAGCCGAACAACTCTGGGGAAAACTTTCGCCCCGCGAAATAACTGCATCGCTCAATACCGATGCCATTGCCAATCGTTTGGAAGTAGCTGTACGGCATTATCTGTCGCAACCGACCACCCGGCAGTGGCTGCAACAAACTTTACGGGAGTGGCAACATCAACTTGCCAATGAACCGCTTGATAAGATATTGCCTGCCAACCATTTGGCCTCGCAAGTGGTTGCGCTGCTGCAACAACTGCTGACCCATGCAGACAGCCGCCATGCAGTGCAGCAACTTGCGGAAGAATTATTAAGTGCGCTGCTGCCGAAGTTGCCGCACAGCCTTGCTCCTGAAACCCTGCAAACTCTTGCCGATGCGTTAGTAAGCGCAGTATTGGAAACGGCACAGCAACATTTGCCCGCCATTGTAAATGCGGTGGATATCCGCAAAGTAGTCATCCGCGAGGTATCGGAAATGAACCCCAAAGAAATAGAAAGCCTGTTTTACAGTTTCGCCGAGCAATATTTCAGACAATTAATTAACTACGGCTTCGGGTTTGGAGTCATTTTCGGCTTGGTGATTGACCTTGCCTTGGGCATGGGCTTGCGCTTGGTTGCAGGCCAGTAG
- a CDS encoding PP2C family protein-serine/threonine phosphatase has product MKSLNKFIIVVFCYLFLFVFHSGQSGAQGNKTRLFSGQVVNTDNQPVKGVKVFFEGFNNIVDETDGNGNFELPMPASFAVLGQTAVYVGNKKIERGGYAYNAAANTLIIKLKEELPEGVVQLIEFFDERSLPLPAQVAVTIKGKKFRTNEKGCVEFNSPPYFKADELDSEPISVEGYEVSSTYYTAANRRFFVYLKGAKPSTVAKQETTQPQPTTGSKPEEKLLPSTEKADSEIIRQDFTNVLNELEMEKQFLNERSIKIRDEIEKIASQLGNQQLSDEAKQELRKYLNRLEKQLIENDLAYESAQEKIKQVIERMRLEVMSKDSINAAAVQKIETIAAEKEAAVKEKEAIEALYRARLLIIALVALGLAGAAVASYSVSQKLKKQKEEIIGQRNSIEEKNKNLEKAYLEIQSQKTEIERQNHQITTSIRYAESIQNAILPLASTFKEAFKDYFVYYQPKDIVSGDFYWCYSDGNKTLIAVVDCTGHGVPGAFMSLIGYNLLNEQVKQHGFSKPSQILDGLDKNLRIVLRQEQKVNNDSMDVGICLIEGHDVCFAGAKRALLIYRAQTDTLEEIRGDRKPIGGFKKDLNHHYQDHHITVNAGDSLYLFTDGITDQPNPSLDKFGYQQLKQVISAYGHMSMEHQKEGLEKALHEHRKGAPLRDDMTVLAVRIG; this is encoded by the coding sequence ATGAAATCTCTGAATAAGTTCATCATAGTAGTATTTTGTTATTTGTTTTTATTCGTTTTCCATTCGGGGCAATCAGGTGCGCAGGGCAATAAAACCAGACTGTTTTCAGGTCAGGTTGTCAATACGGACAATCAGCCTGTCAAAGGGGTAAAAGTTTTCTTTGAGGGCTTCAATAATATTGTGGATGAAACAGACGGAAACGGCAACTTTGAACTGCCGATGCCTGCCTCTTTTGCTGTTTTGGGGCAAACGGCTGTCTATGTGGGCAATAAAAAAATAGAGCGTGGCGGCTATGCTTACAATGCGGCAGCCAATACTTTGATAATCAAATTGAAAGAAGAATTGCCCGAGGGGGTTGTGCAACTGATAGAGTTTTTTGATGAAAGAAGCCTGCCGCTGCCTGCACAGGTTGCCGTTACTATAAAGGGGAAGAAATTCAGAACCAATGAAAAAGGCTGTGTAGAGTTTAACAGCCCGCCCTATTTTAAAGCCGATGAGCTCGACAGCGAGCCAATCTCCGTTGAGGGCTACGAGGTCAGCAGCACCTACTACACAGCAGCCAACAGGCGTTTTTTTGTTTACCTGAAAGGGGCAAAACCATCAACCGTGGCCAAGCAGGAAACCACGCAGCCGCAACCAACCACCGGCAGCAAACCGGAGGAAAAACTTTTGCCAAGCACCGAAAAAGCCGATTCGGAGATTATCAGGCAAGACTTCACCAATGTGCTCAACGAATTGGAGATGGAGAAGCAGTTTCTCAATGAGCGCAGCATTAAAATTCGGGATGAAATAGAGAAAATAGCCTCACAACTTGGCAACCAGCAACTTTCCGATGAGGCCAAACAAGAACTCCGCAAATACCTCAACCGATTGGAGAAACAACTGATAGAAAACGACCTTGCTTACGAAAGTGCACAGGAGAAAATAAAGCAGGTGATTGAGCGCATGAGATTAGAGGTAATGTCCAAAGACTCAATCAATGCCGCAGCCGTTCAGAAAATAGAAACCATCGCTGCGGAGAAAGAGGCGGCCGTGAAGGAGAAAGAAGCCATTGAAGCACTCTACCGCGCCCGTTTGTTGATTATTGCTTTGGTAGCCTTAGGGCTTGCCGGAGCAGCCGTTGCGTCTTACAGCGTTTCTCAAAAACTCAAAAAACAGAAAGAAGAAATTATCGGCCAGCGCAACAGCATTGAAGAGAAAAACAAAAATCTGGAAAAAGCATATTTGGAAATACAGTCCCAAAAAACTGAAATTGAACGCCAAAATCACCAGATTACGACCAGTATTCGCTATGCAGAGTCTATCCAAAATGCGATTCTGCCGCTTGCAAGCACTTTTAAGGAAGCCTTTAAAGACTATTTTGTCTATTATCAACCCAAAGACATCGTATCGGGGGATTTTTACTGGTGCTATTCGGACGGCAATAAAACCCTGATTGCTGTCGTAGATTGTACGGGGCATGGTGTGCCGGGCGCTTTCATGTCGCTGATAGGTTATAACCTACTGAACGAGCAAGTCAAGCAACACGGGTTCTCCAAACCTTCCCAAATTTTGGACGGCTTGGACAAAAACCTGCGCATTGTCCTTCGTCAGGAGCAAAAGGTAAACAACGATAGCATGGATGTAGGTATTTGCCTGATAGAAGGCCATGATGTTTGTTTTGCGGGTGCCAAGCGAGCCTTGCTGATATACAGAGCACAAACCGATACGTTGGAAGAAATACGCGGCGACCGCAAACCTATCGGAGGGTTTAAGAAAGACCTCAACCATCATTACCAAGACCATCATATCACCGTCAATGCGGGAGATTCGCTGTACTTATTTACCGATGGCATAACCGACCAACCCAATCCATCGCTTGATAAGTTTGGTTATCAACAGCTTAAACAGGTGATTTCTGCTTACGGGCATATGAGCATGGAGCACCAAAAAGAAGGTTTGGAAAAAGCGCTTCACGAGCACAGAAAAGGCGCCCCGCTGCGGGATGACATGACCGTACTTGCCGTAAGAATCGGTTGA